In Odontesthes bonariensis isolate fOdoBon6 chromosome 22, fOdoBon6.hap1, whole genome shotgun sequence, one genomic interval encodes:
- the kcnv2a gene encoding potassium voltage-gated channel subfamily V member 2, whose protein sequence is MLTHLRARSKSLFPSYKPHEVQEPADRLDLSSTFVKPWNSMQDLSRDIYDLYAEYEREEEEDRLPVSPSRVLRSPTKHLNLNINVGGTVYLLPYRLAARYPKTRIGQLATYRDHSRKLDLCDDYVVQRNEFFFDRDPKIFHNIFNFYRTGVLCIKDELCPHHFLEEIHYWGVRIKYSQRCCRISFEERQDELNEQLKIQKQLIAELEMEEDEVVYDHMAFGLVRRRIWNLMEKPFSSITAKLMGVASSFFVLVSLVAMTLNTVEELQYKTASGQPSGRFYGESIETFCITFFTLEYLLRLVSTPDLKCFGRSVLNAVDLMAILPHYLQMILEHFEDDGVHLHSGDIETVASVGKVGQVLRIMRLMRIFRILKLARHSTGLRAFGFTLRQCYQQVGCLLLFIGLGIFMFSAMVYSVEYDVYNTNFTSMPQAWWWAAVSISTVGYGDMLPETNLGRVFAFACISFGIILNGMPISVLYNKFSDYYTKLKSHEYATVTRARGKVRFMKRAAKRLAECCDDAVQPAPQGGGRFVEFKVHRGSKAGF, encoded by the exons ATGTTGACCCACCTCAGAGCTCGCAGCAAGAGTTTGTTCCCCAGCTACAAGCCTCACGAGGTCCAGGAACCGGCCGACCGCCTGGACCTGAGCAGCACGTTCGTCAAACCATGGAACTCTATGCAG GACCTGAGCAGAGACATCTATGATCTTTACGCCGAGTACGAgcgggaggaagaggaggatcgGCTGCCGGTGTCTCCGTCCCGCGTGCTGCGATCTCCGACCAAACATTTAAATCTCAACATCAATGTGGGCGGGACG GTGTACCTGCTGCCCTACAGGTTGGCTGCCAGGTACCCGAAGACTCGGATCGGTCAGCTGGCCACATACAGGGACCACAGCAGGAAGCTGGACCTGTGCGACGACTACGTCGTTCAACGCAACGAATTCTTCTTCGACCGAGACCCGAAAATCTTCCACAACATCTTTAACTTCTACAG AACCGGAGTGCTGTGCATTAAAGACGAGCTGTGTCCCCACCACTTCCTGGAGGAGATCCACTACTGGGGCGTCAGAATCAAGTACAGCCAGCGCTGCTGCCGCATCTCCTTCGAGGAGAGGCAGGACGAGCTGAACGAGCAGCTGAAGATACAGAAGCAGCTGATCGCAGAG ctggagatggaggaggacgAGGTGGTGTACGACCACATGGCCTTCGGGCTGGTCCGTAGGAGAATCTGGAACCTGATGGAGAAGCCGTTCTCCTCCATCACAGCCAAGCTGATGGGAGTGGCGTCCTCCTTCTTTGTGCTGGTGTCCCTGGTTGCCATGACGCTCAACACCGTGGAGGAGTTGCAGTACAAG ACGGCCTCGGGCCAGCCCAGCGGAAGGTTCTACGGCGAGAGCATCGAGACCTTCTGCATCACCTTCTTCACCCTGGAGTACCTGCTGCGCCTGGTTTCCACCCCCGACCTCAAGTGTTTCGGACGCAGCGTGCTGAACGCCGTCGACCTCATGGCCATCCTGCCGCACTACCTGCAGATGATCCTGGAGCACTTCGAGGACGACGGCGTGCACCTGCACTCTGGGGACATCGAGACCGTAGCCAGCGTTGGGAAG GTGGGTCAGGTTCTGAGGATCATGCGTCTGATGAGAATCTTCAGGATCTTGAAGCTGGCTCGTCACTCGACAGGCCTCAGAGCCTTCGGCTTCACACTGAGACAGTGCTACCAGCAG GTGGGCTGTTTACTGCTCTTCATCGGCCTGGGGATCTTCATGTTCTCAGCCATGGTGTACAGCGTGGAGTACGACGTTTACAACACCAACTTCACCTCCATGCCTCAGGCATGGTGGTGGGCTGCT GTGAGTATTTCCACCGTGGGCTATGGCGACATGCTGCCAGAAACGAACCTGGGCCGCGTCTTTGCCTTCGCCTGCATCTCCTTCGGCATCATCCTGAACGGCATGCCCATCTCCGTCCTCTACAACAAGTTCTCCGACTACTACACCAAGCTCAAGTCCCACGAGTACGCCACGGTCACCAGGGCCCGCGGCAAGGTGCGTTTCATGAAGCGGGCCGCCAAGCGGTTAGCGGAGTGCTGCGACGACGCCGTGCAGCCGGCGCCGCAGGGAGGCGGTCGCTTTGTGGAATTCAAAGTCCACCGCGGATCGAAGGCTGGGTTCTGA
- the LOC142373080 gene encoding tripartite motif-containing protein 16-like, whose product MAQKGVQLDRESFSCSICLDLLKDPVAIPCGHSYCMSCIKAHWDGEDQKGIHSCPQCRKTFIPRPVLGKNTMLADLVEQLKKTGLRAAPADHCYAGAEDVACDVCSGRKLKAVKSCLSCPASYCEEHLQPHYDSAPLRKHKLVEPSKKLQENICSVHGEVMKIFCRTDQKCICYLCLMDDHKGHDTVSAAAERTERQRELEGSRQQIQQRIQDAEKDVKLLQQELEAIHQSADKTEEHSQKIFSQLIRLLQKRSSDVKQQIRSQQEAEGSRVKELQEKLEQEITELKRKDAELQQLSHTEDHSQFLHSWPSVAALRGATHSSSIQIRPLRHFEDVTAAVSELRDKLQDILREEWANISLRVAEVDVLLSEPEPTSRAGFLRYSCEITLDPNTAHRDLLLSEGNRKVTRMKQPQSYSDHPDRFTGWCQVLSRESLTGRCYWEVEMGGRVYVAVAYKNISRAGGRECAFGFNDKSWSLDCDPNSYTFWYNSIETSISGPRASRVGVYLDHRAGTLSFYSVSGTMTLLHRVQTTFTQPLCAGIGLYSGASAEFV is encoded by the coding sequence atggcgcagaaaggagttcagctggaccGAGAAAGCTTCTCCTGTTCGAtctgcctggatctgctgaaggatccggtggctattccctgtggacacagctactgcatgagCTGTATTAAAGCccactgggatggagaggatcagaaggggatccacagctgccctcagtgcaggaaaACCTTCATACCGAGGCCTGTCCTGGGGAAAAACACCATGCtagctgatttagtggagcagctgaagaagactggactccgtgctgctcctgctgatcactgctatgctggagctgaagatgtggcctgtgatgtctgctctgggaggaagctgaaagccgttaagtcctgtttatcctgtccggcctcttactgtgaggaacaccttcagcctcattatgattcagctccactcaggaaacacaagctggtggagccctccaagaagctccaggagaacatctgctctgttcacggtgaggtgatgaagattttCTGCCGTACCgatcagaagtgcatctgttatctctgcttaATGGATGatcataaaggccacgacacagtgtcagctgcagcagaaaggactgagaggcagagagagctggaggggagtcggcagcagatccagcagagaatccaggacgcagagaaagatgtgaagctgcttcagcaggagctggaggccatccatcagtctgctgataaaacagaggagcacagccagaagatcttcagccagctgatccgtctcctccagaaaagaagctctgatgtgaagcagcagatcagatcccagcaggaagccgaagggagtcgagtcaaagagcttcaggagaagctggagcaggagatcactgagctgaagaggaaagatgctgagctgcagcagctctcacacacagaggatcacagccagtttctgcacagctggccctcagtggcagcactcaggggggctacacactcatccagcatccagatccgtcctctgaggcactttgaggatgtgacagcagctgtgtcagagctcagagataaactacaggacatcctgagagaggaatgggccaacatctcactgagagtcgctgaagtggatgttttactgtcagaaccagaaccaacgagcagagctggattcttaagatattcatgtgaaatcacactggatccaaacacagcacacagagatctgttactgtcagaggggaacagaaaagtgacaagaATGAAACAGCCTCAGTCTtattctgatcatccagacagattcactggATGGtgtcaggtcctgagcagagagagtctgactggacgttgttactgggaggtggagatgggaGGGAGAGTTtatgtagcagtcgcatacaagaacatcagcagagcaggagggAGAGAATGTGCATttggatttaatgacaaatcttggtcATTAGATTGTGACCCAAACAGTTATACATTTTGGTACAACAGCATTgaaacctccatctcaggtcctcgggcctccagagtgggagtgtacctggatcacagagcaggtactctgtccttctacagcgtctctggaaccatgactctcctccacagagtgcagaccacattcactcagccgctctgtgcTGGGATTGGGCTTTATTCTGGAGCCTCagcagagtttgtgtaa